The Streptomyces sp. V3I7 genome segment AAGATCATCAAAGGGGTCGCCGGGCCCCGGGCGTACCCGGACATGCCGGACAGCCCCCGGACTCGCAGGTCCGGGGGCTGGTCGAAAAGGGGATCAGAACGTCAGGAGTACAGCTCCCGCATACGCACCGAGAGGCATGTCACAGAGCCCTCGAGCTTCTCGAACTCGCTGATGTCCACGGTGATCACCTCGTAGCCGAGGTCGGTCAGCACGTCCTTGGTCTTCGGGGCGCTCTCCGACATCAGCAGCTTGTTGCCGCCGAGGACGACCACCGAGGCCCCGGCCGGCTCGGTCACCGACAGGAAGGCCGGGAACAGCGACGGCCGGTCGACGCTCGGGATGTGCGCGAGCACCGTGCCGTCGGGCAGCGCGGTGACCGCCGACTTCAGGTGCAGCACCTTGCTGACCGGCGCGGCGACGACCCGTGCGCCGAGCGGCTCGAAGGCCTCCCGCAGCTGCTGGACGCCGTCCGCGTCGGTCCGCGAGCTGCGGCCGACGTAGATCGTGTCGCCGATCTTCAGGACGTCGCCGCCGTCCAGCGTCCCCGGCTCCCACACCCAGTTCACCGAGCAGCCGGCGCTGGCCACGGCCTCCTCGACCGCGATGGTCTCGGTGCGCCGGGACTTGGCGCCGGGCCGGGTGATCAGGGCGACGTTCTTGTACATGACGACGGTGTCCTCGACGAACACCGAGTCCGGGCAGCCGTCGGCCGGATCCACCTCGATCGTCTCCCAGCCGTGCGAGCGCAGCGCCTCGACATACGCCTCCCATTGCTTGACGGCAATGGCGACGTCGACCTTCTCCCGCTCGATGTGCGTCACCAGGCCTTCGGCGAGGCGCGGGCTGGGGCGGCGGACGAGGGCCTTCTTGCTGGGCACGACGGGTCTCCGAATCGGCGGTGGCGGACGGCGCCCATGATGCGACGCCGATCCGCCATCATGCAGCGCGGATTCGCTTGGGCAAAACCCTAGTTGCTGGCCTGTGGCCCTCCTGAGACTTGTCCGCTCTCTGCCGCGGGGCCGGTTGCCGTCAGACGCTGTCCACGAGGGCCTCCCGAGTGGTCTCCGTCAGCCGTCCGTCGGCGAGCAGCAGCCAGCGTGTGATCCCGATCGAGTCGAGGAACGGCAGGTCGTGGCAGGCCACGATCAGCGCGCCCTCGTACGACTCCAGAGCCGTCGTCAGCTGCCGGACGCTCGCCATGTCGAGGTTGTTCGTGGGCTCGTCGAGCAGCAGGAGCTGCGGCGCGGGCTCGGCCAGCATCAGCGCGGCCAGCGTGGCCCGGAAACGCTCGCCGCCGGACAGGGTCGCCGCCTTCTGGTCGGCCCGGGCGCCCCGGAACAGGAAGTGGGCCAGACGCGCCCGAATCCGGTTGTCGGTGGCGCCCGGCGTGAACCGGGCGACGTTCTCGGCGACCGTCAGCTCGCCGTCGAGGACGTCCAGACGCTGCGGCAGGAACCGCAGCGGGACGTGCGCGGTCGCCTCGCCGCTCACCGGGGCCAGCTCCCCGGCGACGGTGCGCAACAGCGTGGTCTTGCCCGCCCCGTTGCGGCCGATCAGCGCGATCCTCTCCGGGCCGTGCAGGTCGAGGCCGCCGTCGACGAGTGCCCCGTACGCCAGTTGGAGATCCCGCAGGGACAGGACGCTCCGGCCCGGCGGCACCGCCGTGTACGGCAGGTCGACGCGGATCTCGTCGTCGTCCCGTACGGCCTCCGCCGCCTGGCCGAGCCGCTCCCGGGCCTCCGCGAGCCGTTCCTCGTGCAGGATGCGGTGCTTGCCCGCGGACTCCTGCGCCGCGCGCTTGCGCGCCCCCATGACGATCTTCGGCTCGCGCTTCTGCTCGTACATCCGCTGGCCGTACCGCTTGCGGCGGGCCAGCTTGACCTGGGCGTCGGCCAGGTCGCGGCGCTGCTTGCGCACGTCCGCCTCGGCGGTGCGCATCAGACGCTCGGCGG includes the following:
- the ddaH gene encoding dimethylargininase; the protein is MPSKKALVRRPSPRLAEGLVTHIEREKVDVAIAVKQWEAYVEALRSHGWETIEVDPADGCPDSVFVEDTVVMYKNVALITRPGAKSRRTETIAVEEAVASAGCSVNWVWEPGTLDGGDVLKIGDTIYVGRSSRTDADGVQQLREAFEPLGARVVAAPVSKVLHLKSAVTALPDGTVLAHIPSVDRPSLFPAFLSVTEPAGASVVVLGGNKLLMSESAPKTKDVLTDLGYEVITVDISEFEKLEGSVTCLSVRMRELYS
- a CDS encoding ABC-F family ATP-binding cassette domain-containing protein, with the translated sequence MSSSIPSLTCTSLSFAWPDGTPVLDGLDAAFAPGRTGLVGVNGAGKSTLLKLIAGELIPSDGTVRVTGEVGYLPQHVTLDTALRVDEALGIAARRVALHAIEAGDVAEEHFETVGDDWDVEERALATLGELGLGAIGLDRTVGELSGGESVLLRLAALLLRRPDVLLLDEPTNNLDLYARRRLYAAVASWPGVLIVVSHDRELLDLADQIADLRSGELLWYGGNFTAYEQALAAEQEAAERLMRTAEADVRKQRRDLADAQVKLARRKRYGQRMYEQKREPKIVMGARKRAAQESAGKHRILHEERLAEARERLGQAAEAVRDDDEIRVDLPYTAVPPGRSVLSLRDLQLAYGALVDGGLDLHGPERIALIGRNGAGKTTLLRTVAGELAPVSGEATAHVPLRFLPQRLDVLDGELTVAENVARFTPGATDNRIRARLAHFLFRGARADQKAATLSGGERFRATLAALMLAEPAPQLLLLDEPTNNLDMASVRQLTTALESYEGALIVACHDLPFLDSIGITRWLLLADGRLTETTREALVDSV